The proteins below come from a single Afipia sp. P52-10 genomic window:
- a CDS encoding response regulator, with protein MFGIDFNKLRFLICDDNAHMRRILRTLLHSFGAREAYEAEDGATALEMYIHYVPDILIIDWSMPIFDGLELTQMIRQPNGNGNPYTPIIMLTGHSDKRRVMMARDAGVTEFLAKPISAKALYQRIINVVVSPRPFIKTKNYFGPDRRRNTTNTYIGPERRQGGKAEVIQQQALLDKVKASS; from the coding sequence ATGTTCGGGATCGATTTCAACAAGCTGCGTTTTCTGATCTGCGACGACAACGCCCACATGCGGCGGATCCTGCGCACGCTGCTGCACTCGTTCGGTGCGCGCGAGGCCTACGAGGCCGAAGACGGCGCCACGGCGCTGGAAATGTACATCCACTACGTGCCGGATATCCTGATCATCGACTGGTCGATGCCGATCTTTGACGGGCTCGAACTGACGCAGATGATCCGCCAGCCCAACGGCAACGGCAATCCCTATACCCCGATCATCATGCTGACCGGCCATTCGGACAAGCGGCGGGTGATGATGGCCCGCGATGCGGGCGTGACCGAATTCCTGGCCAAACCGATCTCGGCGAAAGCGCTGTATCAGCGCATCATCAACGTCGTCGTCAGTCCTCGTCCCTTCATCAAGACCAAGAACTATTTCGGCCCGGATCGCCGCCGCAACACCACCAACACCTATATCGGCCCCGAACGCCGCCAGGGCGGCAAGGCCGAGGTGATCCAGCAGCAGGCCTTGCTCGACAAGGTCAAGGCGTCGAGCTGA
- a CDS encoding iron-sulfur cluster assembly scaffold protein yields MINDIYNKRIIELAGSIPRLGRLADPDATATAHSKLCGSTVVVDLKMDGPVVTAFAHDVRACALGQASSSIMARNVIGSTASELRDLRETVRRMLKENGPPPTGKWADIAVLEPVRDYKARHASTLLTFDAVVDAIGKIEARASSDADTSTVAG; encoded by the coding sequence ATGATAAACGACATCTATAACAAGCGGATCATCGAGCTGGCCGGCAGCATCCCGCGGCTCGGGCGGCTGGCCGACCCGGACGCAACCGCAACCGCACACTCCAAGCTCTGCGGCTCGACCGTGGTGGTCGACCTGAAGATGGACGGCCCGGTGGTCACCGCGTTTGCCCACGACGTAAGGGCCTGTGCTCTCGGCCAGGCGTCCTCTTCGATCATGGCGCGGAACGTGATCGGCTCCACCGCCTCGGAGCTGCGCGACCTGCGCGAGACCGTCCGGCGGATGTTGAAGGAAAACGGCCCGCCGCCGACCGGCAAGTGGGCTGATATCGCCGTGCTCGAACCTGTGCGCGACTACAAGGCGCGTCATGCGTCGACGCTTCTGACCTTCGATGCGGTGGTCGATGCGATCGGCAAGATCGAGGCCCGCGCGTCGTCAGACGCCGATACGAGCACGGTCGCAGGCTGA
- a CDS encoding MFS transporter: MSNPFMLTALLIGNFIIGTSVVAPAGILNELSDGLDVTIREASYLIAFGSAVLCIGSPLMSWLTGRLDRRLAMAGAMLIIAVCHIVSAFVSTFVALFAMRMVMLLAAAFFTPQAASIAGIAAAPEKRAGAIAFVFIGWSFAIALGVPIATALASRFGWPAAYLAIGFAAAVSFLLLATALPSHFKTPPVDLQAWASLFRSRDILLLLLITAIVACAQYMILTFIAPLLVLLGNSDADGISIAIGLFGITGIIGSVTAARIVGPVGPFTTSLIFAGAIAIGMCIWSAGAQIYAAMLTGVLIWGIGFSAINSLQQARLVLAAPALSAGAVALNTSVLYIGQAIGSLIGGVLFDRGHYLSIGYLATAVMVASLGVLLMTRPHNADVSAGV, from the coding sequence TTGTCAAATCCGTTCATGCTCACCGCATTGCTGATCGGCAATTTCATCATCGGCACAAGCGTTGTCGCGCCGGCGGGAATTCTCAATGAGTTGTCCGATGGTCTGGACGTCACCATTCGCGAGGCGAGCTATCTGATCGCCTTCGGCTCTGCCGTGCTGTGTATCGGGTCACCGCTGATGTCGTGGCTCACCGGCCGGCTCGACCGCAGGCTCGCGATGGCGGGGGCGATGTTGATCATCGCCGTATGCCATATCGTTTCGGCGTTCGTCTCGACATTCGTGGCGCTATTCGCCATGCGCATGGTGATGTTGCTGGCGGCTGCATTCTTCACGCCGCAGGCGGCAAGCATCGCCGGAATCGCTGCGGCGCCGGAAAAGCGCGCCGGCGCGATCGCCTTTGTCTTCATCGGTTGGTCGTTTGCGATCGCGCTTGGCGTACCGATCGCGACCGCGCTTGCGAGCCGGTTCGGGTGGCCGGCAGCCTATCTGGCGATCGGCTTCGCTGCAGCGGTCAGTTTCTTGCTGCTCGCCACGGCGCTGCCTTCGCATTTCAAGACGCCGCCGGTCGATCTGCAAGCCTGGGCATCGCTGTTCCGTTCGCGCGACATCCTGCTTCTGCTGCTGATCACCGCGATCGTCGCCTGTGCGCAGTACATGATCCTGACATTCATCGCGCCGCTGCTGGTTCTGCTGGGCAACAGCGATGCGGATGGCATCAGCATCGCCATCGGCCTGTTCGGCATCACCGGCATCATCGGCAGCGTCACCGCTGCCCGCATCGTCGGCCCGGTCGGGCCATTCACCACCTCGTTGATCTTCGCCGGCGCGATTGCGATCGGCATGTGCATCTGGTCGGCGGGGGCGCAAATCTATGCGGCGATGCTGACCGGGGTTTTGATCTGGGGGATCGGGTTCTCCGCGATCAACTCGCTCCAGCAGGCGAGGCTGGTGCTCGCGGCTCCGGCGCTCAGTGCCGGCGCGGTGGCGCTGAACACGTCGGTGCTCTATATCGGCCAGGCGATCGGCTCGCTGATCGGGGGCGTGCTGTTCGACCGCGGCCACTATCTCTCGATCGGCTATCTCGCGACGGCGGTGATGGTCGCCAGTCTCGGCGTTCTGTTGATGACGAGGCCACACAACGCTGATGTCAGTGCGGGCGTGTGA
- a CDS encoding Hpt domain-containing protein, whose translation MANSRRSRDASKAKIEIETYPDYQIIRQPNPLHGAVKRISEQGHDDPVARAEQALNELSGEFEGWMQEECSRLALAHAAIIKQGFNAETQAELFRAAHDIKGDAATFGYPIAAAAAESLCRILEHAPDVAKVPGDLIAHHVNAIQAIVREHRRFGVDSVAGELSRKLRGVADEFLAAVNKDRPDHLEVILAPSIIPAE comes from the coding sequence ATGGCCAACAGCCGACGCAGCCGCGACGCCAGCAAGGCGAAGATCGAGATCGAGACCTATCCCGACTATCAGATCATCCGCCAACCGAACCCCTTGCACGGCGCGGTGAAGCGCATCTCCGAGCAGGGACACGACGATCCAGTCGCCCGCGCCGAACAGGCGCTGAACGAGCTGTCCGGGGAGTTCGAGGGCTGGATGCAGGAGGAATGCAGCCGGCTGGCGCTGGCCCATGCCGCGATCATCAAGCAGGGCTTCAACGCCGAAACGCAAGCTGAGCTGTTCCGCGCGGCTCACGACATCAAGGGTGACGCCGCGACATTCGGCTACCCGATCGCCGCGGCGGCGGCGGAAAGCCTCTGCCGGATTCTGGAGCACGCGCCGGATGTCGCCAAGGTGCCGGGCGATCTGATCGCGCATCACGTCAACGCCATCCAGGCGATCGTGCGCGAGCACAGGCGTTTCGGCGTGGACAGCGTCGCCGGCGAACTGTCGCGGAAGCTGCGCGGCGTCGCGGACGAATTCCTCGCCGCCGTCAACAAGGATCGCCCCGACCATCTCGAAGTGATCCTCGCGCCAAGCATCATTCCGGCCGAATGA
- a CDS encoding DUF2336 domain-containing protein, with the protein MIVRHFLGWVRTAPAGERAEATRALARAWLFSEMSSDDVAATEGALLMLLDDPSPLVREAMAQVFAHSSDAPAAIVRALSCDQPSVALPILQHSPLLIDADLVDIVATGKREVQCAIASRRNLPASICAAIAEVGTIEACLVLIENAEAALTPLSIDRIVERFGHVAAIRERLLDGRELPAATRLALVAKLSDQLSRFVTARNWLSTERAEIVTGEARERSMVNIAAKAPGDDLCVLVRHLRESGQLTAGLILRTLLSGNADMFELSLVELTGMNRQRVSAILQEPAGASLTALLSRAGFPPSTFAAFGAALAAGGEIGFAGTIDGATRLQRRMVERVLTSCEQDSEATEALLILLRRFETESAREEARLFCDELVAAQHLDRDASDRRLAA; encoded by the coding sequence ATGATTGTCCGGCATTTTCTCGGTTGGGTGCGTACGGCTCCGGCGGGCGAGCGGGCGGAAGCGACCCGCGCTTTGGCCCGGGCTTGGCTCTTCTCCGAAATGTCCTCGGACGACGTTGCGGCGACCGAAGGTGCGCTGCTGATGCTGCTGGATGATCCGTCGCCGCTGGTGCGAGAGGCGATGGCGCAGGTGTTCGCTCACAGCAGCGACGCGCCGGCCGCGATCGTGCGGGCGCTGTCCTGCGACCAGCCCTCGGTGGCGCTGCCGATTCTGCAACATTCTCCGCTTTTGATCGACGCCGACCTCGTCGATATCGTCGCCACCGGCAAGCGCGAGGTGCAGTGCGCGATCGCCAGCCGCCGTAATCTGCCGGCGTCGATCTGCGCGGCAATCGCCGAAGTGGGCACGATCGAAGCCTGTCTGGTGCTGATCGAAAATGCCGAGGCGGCGCTCACACCGCTCTCGATCGATCGCATCGTCGAGCGGTTCGGTCATGTCGCGGCGATCCGCGAGCGGCTGCTGGATGGCCGCGAGCTTCCTGCCGCGACGCGCCTCGCTCTGGTTGCCAAGCTGTCGGATCAGCTCAGCCGCTTCGTCACGGCGCGCAACTGGCTGAGCACCGAGCGGGCGGAGATCGTCACCGGCGAAGCGCGTGAGCGCTCGATGGTCAACATCGCGGCGAAGGCGCCGGGCGATGATCTGTGTGTCCTGGTCCGCCACCTGCGCGAGAGCGGCCAGCTGACGGCAGGATTGATCCTGCGGACGCTGCTGTCCGGCAATGCCGACATGTTCGAACTGTCGCTGGTCGAACTGACCGGCATGAACCGCCAGCGGGTGAGTGCGATCCTGCAGGAGCCCGCAGGCGCGAGCCTGACCGCGCTCTTGAGCCGCGCCGGTTTCCCGCCCTCCACCTTCGCAGCCTTCGGTGCGGCGTTGGCAGCGGGCGGCGAGATCGGCTTCGCCGGAACCATCGATGGTGCGACACGGCTGCAGCGACGGATGGTCGAGCGCGTGCTGACGAGCTGCGAACAGGACTCGGAGGCGACGGAAGCGCTGTTGATCCTGCTGCGGCGGTTCGAGACCGAGTCCGCGCGCGAGGAAGCGCGGCTGTTCTGCGATGAATTGGTCGCCGCGCAACACCTCGATCGCGATGCCAGCGATCGTCGCCTGGCCGCCTGA
- a CDS encoding MFS transporter — MNARFVPTALLLGNFVIGTSIMAPAGMLNELSRDLGVGIGQTSLLVTLGAAVLCLCSPLLSWATSRMDRRKLLCVILLVVIVTHLVSTLTTSFAAVLLLRLVMLAAAAPFTPQAAAVVGLIAPVERRSSTIAYVFLGWSLAAAAGLPLMTAIASRFGWQYGFVVIAIMAAVSCALLAWRLPPKLHTPAVDLKAWGDLFRNRLVQVLLFITILQMSGQFVIFTFIGPLLAHFTQADPNGIGIAFALYGIGGFLGNVAATQVVGGLGAFRTSLLSTLSVGTGIAIWAASAGHYVWMVAGIFVWGLGFAAANSMQQARLVAAAPAQAGSAVALNTSALYTGQAIGSAIGSALFVQAHYLATGYVAVAIMIVALAFIARSRHA, encoded by the coding sequence TTGAACGCCCGTTTTGTCCCCACGGCGTTGCTGCTTGGCAACTTCGTCATTGGCACGAGCATCATGGCCCCCGCGGGCATGCTGAACGAATTGTCGCGCGATCTCGGCGTTGGGATCGGCCAGACGAGCCTGCTGGTTACACTGGGCGCCGCGGTCCTGTGTCTGTGCTCGCCGTTGCTCTCCTGGGCCACGAGCCGGATGGACCGGCGCAAACTGCTCTGCGTTATCCTGCTGGTGGTGATCGTCACGCACCTCGTCTCGACGCTGACGACGTCGTTTGCGGCTGTGCTGTTGCTGCGCCTCGTCATGCTGGCGGCCGCGGCGCCGTTCACGCCGCAAGCCGCCGCGGTCGTCGGCTTGATCGCGCCGGTCGAGCGGCGATCGAGTACGATCGCCTATGTCTTTCTCGGCTGGTCGTTGGCGGCCGCCGCCGGATTGCCGCTGATGACTGCGATCGCCAGCCGGTTCGGCTGGCAGTACGGCTTCGTGGTGATCGCGATCATGGCGGCGGTGAGCTGCGCATTGCTCGCATGGCGGCTTCCGCCCAAGCTGCACACGCCGGCGGTGGACCTGAAGGCGTGGGGCGACTTGTTTCGCAACCGTCTCGTGCAGGTGCTGCTGTTCATCACGATCCTGCAGATGAGCGGGCAGTTCGTGATCTTCACCTTCATCGGTCCGCTGCTGGCGCATTTCACCCAGGCGGATCCGAACGGGATCGGCATTGCTTTTGCGCTCTATGGCATCGGCGGCTTCCTTGGCAACGTCGCGGCGACACAAGTGGTCGGCGGGCTCGGCGCGTTCCGCACGTCGCTGCTGTCGACCCTTTCGGTCGGAACCGGCATCGCCATTTGGGCGGCCAGTGCCGGACACTACGTCTGGATGGTCGCCGGGATCTTCGTCTGGGGGCTTGGTTTTGCTGCAGCCAACTCGATGCAGCAGGCGCGGCTCGTCGCAGCCGCCCCCGCGCAGGCCGGCTCGGCGGTCGCGCTGAACACATCGGCGCTTTATACCGGCCAGGCGATCGGCTCGGCGATCGGCTCAGCCTTGTTCGTGCAGGCCCACTATCTGGCGACCGGTTATGTTGCAGTTGCGATCATGATCGTCGCGCTGGCGTTCATCGCCCGCTCACGCCACGCTTGA
- a CDS encoding DUF3574 domain-containing protein: MPQACAPPAQAMIAAELMFGRKIGDRIGVSDAAFAAFVAREITPRFPDGLTVIDAKGQWRDSSRGVIVREPSKLVLITFADDARRRADIAAIVDAYKQTFSQQSVMTSLRPSCVTF, translated from the coding sequence TTGCCGCAAGCTTGCGCGCCGCCTGCGCAGGCGATGATCGCCGCCGAACTGATGTTCGGCCGGAAAATTGGCGACCGCATCGGCGTCAGCGATGCGGCCTTCGCCGCCTTCGTCGCGCGCGAGATCACGCCGCGCTTTCCCGACGGTCTGACCGTGATCGATGCGAAGGGACAATGGCGCGACAGCAGCCGCGGCGTCATCGTGCGGGAGCCGAGCAAGCTCGTGCTCATCACCTTCGCCGATGATGCGCGCCGGCGCGCGGACATCGCGGCGATCGTCGATGCATATAAGCAAACGTTCAGCCAACAATCGGTGATGACGTCGCTACGTCCGAGTTGCGTCACGTTCTAA
- a CDS encoding transglycosylase SLT domain-containing protein has product MAVEAAIPVSAANPVRTALAGTIRQAASATGVNFGYLVAAAKIESNLNPSAAAPSSSARGLYQFIEQTWLGTVKEAGSYFGYNRYADAITRTPSGRYEVSDPAMRNEILQLRKDPAANAAMAGVLTRSNGSKLTSNLGRRPSEGELYIAHFLGAGGASRLIAQAETNPQANAAAMFPRAAAANRSIFYANDGTPRTASQVYATLTGRYATAARSEDARSMIAAAGVAPPTGGTLAALSTSTMAQASAYAPEASEAESRQRGIAERNARFSFHAMFQTGDRAEPVSAAVRELWANGSTSSTAGIASDVQKPAVAAPAAPAASAGQSQPLDLFSDRFGAYRS; this is encoded by the coding sequence ATGGCGGTCGAAGCGGCCATACCAGTCTCAGCTGCCAACCCGGTGCGCACCGCGCTCGCGGGGACCATCCGGCAGGCCGCCAGCGCAACCGGCGTCAACTTCGGCTATCTCGTCGCAGCTGCGAAGATCGAGTCCAATCTCAACCCGTCCGCCGCCGCCCCATCCTCCTCCGCGCGCGGGCTTTATCAGTTCATCGAGCAGACCTGGCTCGGCACGGTGAAGGAGGCGGGCTCCTACTTCGGCTACAACCGCTACGCTGACGCGATCACCCGCACGCCGTCGGGGCGTTATGAGGTGAGCGATCCGGCGATGCGCAACGAGATCCTGCAGTTGCGCAAGGACCCGGCGGCGAATGCCGCGATGGCCGGCGTGCTGACCCGTTCCAACGGCTCCAAGCTCACCAGCAATCTCGGCCGCAGGCCGAGCGAGGGCGAACTGTACATCGCGCATTTCCTTGGCGCGGGTGGAGCCTCCAGGTTGATTGCGCAGGCCGAGACCAATCCGCAGGCCAATGCAGCGGCGATGTTTCCGCGTGCTGCCGCCGCCAACCGCTCGATCTTCTATGCCAACGACGGCACGCCGCGCACCGCCTCGCAGGTCTACGCCACATTGACCGGGCGATATGCCACAGCCGCACGCTCCGAAGATGCGCGCAGCATGATCGCGGCCGCCGGTGTCGCGCCGCCGACCGGCGGTACGCTGGCTGCGCTCTCGACAAGCACCATGGCGCAGGCGAGCGCCTATGCGCCGGAGGCCTCCGAGGCCGAGAGCCGGCAACGCGGCATCGCCGAGCGCAACGCTCGCTTCAGCTTCCATGCGATGTTTCAGACCGGTGACCGCGCCGAGCCGGTGTCGGCAGCCGTGCGCGAGCTGTGGGCCAACGGCTCCACGTCATCCACCGCCGGCATCGCATCCGACGTGCAGAAGCCAGCGGTCGCGGCTCCGGCGGCCCCCGCAGCATCCGCCGGGCAGAGTCAGCCGCTCGATCTGTTCAGCGATCGCTTCGGCGCATACCGGAGCTGA
- the hisI gene encoding phosphoribosyl-AMP cyclohydrolase — MSTEPSAKQADDLEEGVVLRPRFDAAGLVTCVTTDAASGEVLMVAYMNAEALQKTVESGEAWYFSRSRKALWHKGETSGHVQRVVEIRIDCDQDAIWLRVDQTGGAACHTGRRSCFYRAVVPGAGGADSLAFVDAERLFDPDAVYGKAGHGHSDD, encoded by the coding sequence GTGTCGACCGAACCATCTGCAAAGCAAGCCGACGATTTGGAGGAGGGCGTGGTGCTGCGTCCGCGCTTCGATGCCGCAGGCCTTGTGACCTGCGTCACCACCGACGCTGCGAGCGGCGAGGTGCTGATGGTCGCCTACATGAACGCCGAGGCGCTTCAGAAAACGGTTGAATCCGGTGAGGCCTGGTATTTCAGCCGCTCACGCAAGGCGTTGTGGCATAAAGGTGAGACATCGGGTCACGTTCAGCGCGTGGTCGAGATCCGGATCGATTGCGACCAGGACGCGATCTGGTTGCGGGTCGATCAGACCGGCGGCGCTGCCTGCCACACCGGCCGCCGTTCCTGTTTTTACCGCGCGGTCGTGCCCGGGGCAGGCGGGGCGGATTCGCTCGCGTTCGTCGATGCGGAGCGGCTGTTCGATCCGGACGCGGTGTATGGCAAGGCCGGGCACGGCCACAGCGACGATTAA
- the yidD gene encoding membrane protein insertion efficiency factor YidD, with amino-acid sequence MMFLRAVLSLLLRGPSLAGRALIRTYQYTLSALVGHHCRHLPSCSHFGDEALARYGLWAGGWMTLARLCRCHPWGTSGIDNVPQRLPAAARWYLPWHYGRWSWKPLDPTPDATSACGHCKH; translated from the coding sequence ATGATGTTTCTTCGCGCCGTGCTGTCGCTGTTGTTACGCGGGCCAAGCCTGGCCGGACGCGCGCTGATCCGCACCTATCAATATACCCTGTCGGCCCTCGTCGGCCATCACTGCCGCCATCTGCCGAGTTGCTCGCACTTCGGCGATGAGGCGCTCGCGCGATACGGTCTGTGGGCGGGCGGATGGATGACGCTGGCCCGCCTTTGCCGCTGCCATCCATGGGGAACATCCGGCATCGACAATGTGCCGCAGCGTCTGCCCGCCGCAGCTCGCTGGTACCTGCCCTGGCATTACGGGCGATGGTCGTGGAAACCGCTCGATCCCACGCCTGACGCAACGTCCGCCTGCGGACATTGCAAACACTGA
- the folE gene encoding GTP cyclohydrolase I FolE, giving the protein MDAVIKPLRAAGADAEMDASKSGNAAARPSRAEAEAAVKTLLSYIGENTAREGLIDTPRRVVEAYDELFQGYQQSPDELLERTFGETAGYDDFVLVRDIGFTSHCEHHMMPFYGKAHIAYAPVDRVVGLSKLARLVDVFAARLQTQEHLTAQIVNAIEKTLKPRGVAVVVEAEHTCMSVRGVGKEGASTLTTQFTGVFRDDVQMQGRFLNMVRGPGR; this is encoded by the coding sequence ATGGATGCCGTGATCAAGCCGCTTCGCGCGGCCGGTGCTGATGCTGAAATGGATGCTTCAAAGAGTGGGAATGCTGCTGCGCGGCCATCCCGCGCCGAGGCCGAGGCCGCCGTCAAGACCCTGCTGTCCTACATCGGCGAGAATACCGCCCGCGAGGGGCTGATCGATACGCCGCGGCGGGTGGTCGAGGCTTATGACGAGCTCTTCCAGGGCTATCAGCAGTCCCCAGATGAACTGCTGGAGCGGACCTTCGGCGAGACCGCCGGCTACGACGATTTCGTGCTGGTGCGGGACATCGGCTTCACCTCCCATTGCGAGCATCACATGATGCCGTTCTACGGCAAGGCGCATATCGCCTATGCGCCGGTGGACCGGGTGGTGGGGCTGTCGAAGCTGGCGCGGCTGGTCGATGTGTTCGCCGCGCGCCTGCAGACCCAGGAGCACCTGACGGCGCAGATCGTCAATGCGATCGAGAAGACCCTGAAGCCGCGCGGTGTCGCGGTCGTCGTCGAGGCCGAGCACACCTGCATGTCGGTGCGTGGCGTCGGCAAGGAGGGTGCCTCCACGCTGACCACGCAGTTCACCGGCGTCTTCCGCGACGACGTTCAGATGCAGGGGCGTTTCCTGAATATGGTACGCGGCCCCGGCCGCTGA